One Lucilia cuprina isolate Lc7/37 chromosome 4, ASM2204524v1, whole genome shotgun sequence DNA segment encodes these proteins:
- the LOC111676154 gene encoding clotting factor B — translation MRLTLFFISFGLLAAIIVHVTASPGNDDDDYEPRHLMNDQSSFFQSQSDSPFSKQLVGLSTKRAGRNKDWKQNIDPKSRSDSAADSLAEDDSEDEEGSTEYYDEESDESDSSGSNSESGSNESIPRLLSQSAFHRISETLGALNTVGHMLVDTMRGHDTKSDTTVSTTTTSTTTIPPAQDTGEGSSKVLTLSPEENSITQDVSSSDIQIANKRIGQEEPISKPMFVENKEIKKRKKKKKTNKNKVKKPSQDLQVNSTSLNALPTTLRPLSTTSTTLATTSRPYSDSVALATDESTAKDVENRCKTPSGRPGRCEDLSSCPALLLNLSSLRESLCFKSLFVPGVCCPLPDTPTVLTTQRPLKLTARPPTTVATTTRRPTNRPSSPSLVLKPHGKPSTTTTTTTTEVPLDPTDLELLGSNSIVDPEECGQQEYSTGRIVGGVESPNGQWPWMAAIFLHGPKRTEFWCGGSLIGSKYILTAAHCTRDSRQKPFAARQFTVRLGDIDLSTDAEPSAPVTFAVKEVRAHERFSRIGFYNDIAILVLDKPVRKSKYVIPVCLPRVGRMPPKERLPGRRATVVGWGTTYYGGKESTSQRQAELPIWRNEDCDRSYFQPINENFLCAGYSDGGVDACQGDSGGPLMMRYDSRWLQLGVVSFGNKCGEPGYPGVYTRVSEYLDWIRDHTKD, via the exons GTCTGTTAGCAGCCATAATAGTCCATGTGACGGCGTCGCCCGGCAACGATGACGATGATTATGAACCGCGACACTTGATGAACGATCAAT CGTCTTTTTTCCAGTCACAATCGGACTCACCATTTTCCAAACAACTAGTGGGACTTAGTACGAAACGAGCTGGTCGCAATAAGGATTGGAAACAAAATATAGACCCGAAATCAAGATCAGACTCTGCAGCTGATTCGCTAGCGGAGGATGACTCCGAAGATGAAGAAGGTTCTACGGAATACTATGATGAAGAAAGTGATGAAAGTGATAGCAGTGGTAGTAATAGTGAAAGTGGTAGTAATGAATCCATACCACGTTTATTGTCACAATCAGCATTTCATCGTATCTCTGAAACACTGGGTGCTTTAAATACTGTAGGTCATATGCTAGTCGATACGATGCGAGGTCATGATACTAAATCTGATACGACTGTATCGACAACAACTACTAGCACAACAACAATTCCTCCAGCTCAGGATACCGGTGAAGGATCTTCCAAGGTTTTAACTTTATCACCAGAGGAGAATTCTATTACACAAGACGTTAGCTCGTCAGATATTCAAATAGCCAATAAAAGGATTGGTCAAGAGGAGCCCATAAGTAAACCCATGTTTGTAGAGAATAAAGAGattaagaaaagaaagaaaaagaagaagaccaACAAAAATAAGGTGAAGAAACCATCACAAGATTTACAAGTTAACTCCACTAGCCTTAATGCTCTACCCACCACTTTGCGTCCTTTGTCTACCACCAGCACTACTTTAGCTACTACCTCTAGACCTTACTCAGATTCTGTAGCATTAGCTACCGATGAATCTACCGCCAAAGATGTAGAAAATCGTTGTAAAACGCCCAGTGGTAGACCGGGACGTTGTGAGGATTTAAGTAGCTGTCCGGCTTTATTGTTAAATCTCAGCAGTTTGCGAGAATCTTTATGTTTCAAAAGCCTTTTTGTACCGGGAGTATGTTGTCCTTTGCCCGATACTCCCACAGTATTAACAACACAGAGACCACTTAAATTAACAGCACGACCACCCACAACTGTAGCAACTACCACTCGAAGACCTACAAATCGCCCCTCTTCACCTAGTTTGGTGCTAAAACCTCATGGTAAACCTTCTACTACTACGACAACTACTACCACAGAAGTACCTTTAGATCCCACCGACTTAGAACTTTTGGGCTCAAATAGTATTGTGGATCCCGAAGAATGTGGGCAACAAGAGTATTCAACTGGTCGTATTGTAGGTGGTGTAGAGTCACCTAATGGTCAATGGCCCTGGATGGCAGCAATTTTCTTGCATGGCCCTAAGCGCACAGAGTTTTGGTGTGGTGGATCTTTAATTggttctaaatatattttgacaGCTGCTCATTGTACTCGAGATTCGAGACAAAAACC attTGCTGCCCGTCAATTTACCGTACGTTTGGGAGATATTGATCTCTCCACCGATGCTGAACCATCAGCACCCGTAACATTTGCCGTCAAGGAGGTGCGGGCTCACGAAAGATTTTCACGTATTGGTTTCTATAACGACATTGCCATATTGGTATTAGATAAACCAGTGCGTAAGTCCAAATATGTTATACCAGTATGTTTACCCAGAGTAGGACGTATGCCACCAAAAGAACGTTTGCCCGGCAGAAGAGCAACCGTGGTGGGTTGGGGTACAACATATTACGGTGGCAAGGAATCAACCTCACAGAGACAAGCTGAACTACCGATTTGGCGCAATGAAGATTGTGATCGTTCTTATTTCCAACCTATAAATGAGAACTTTTTGTGTGCCGGTTACTCGGATGGTGGTGTGGATGCTTGTCAG ggTGATTCTGGCGGTCCTCTTATGATGCGCTACGACTCACGTTGGCTTCAATTGGGTGTAGTTTCGTTTGGTAATAAATGCGGTGAACCTGGATATCCTGGTGTCTATACTAGAGTCAGTGAATATTTGGATTGGATTCGTGATCATACAAAGGACTAG